DNA from Bradyrhizobium japonicum USDA 6:
ACTGGCGGAAGATCAGAAAGAGCGCCTGCTGCGCCAGATCGGTGAGACCATCGCCGCCGTGCAGCACGCGCCGCTTGGTCCGCTGGCGGAGATCGAGCCGCGCTGGGATGCGTTCATGCGCGCCCAGATGCAGGGCTGCGAGGCGCGGCACACGCGCCTTGGCCTTGCGCCGAAATTCCTCGAAGGCCTCGACAATCTCCTGCGCGATGCCGCAAAACTGATCCCGATGGATGCGCCGCCGGTGATCCTGGTCGGCGAATATATCCCCCAGAACTTCCTGCTCTCCTGTGACGACGGCAACTGGTCGCTCGCCGGCCTGTTCGACTTCGGCGACGTGCTTGCGGGATGGCGCGATTACGATCTGCTCGGCCCCAGCGCCTTCATGGCGGCGGGACGGCCGGGGAGGGTGCGCAGCCTGCTCGAGGGCTTTGGCTATGCGAAGCTGGATTTCGCACTGAGGCGCCGGCTGATGGCCCTGATGCTGCTGCACCGCGCCAGCGACCTCAACAGCCACGTCTGTATCGAGGGCTGGCAGGACAGGGCGAACGATCTCGTCGAACTCCAGGATCTGATCTGGCCGGGCTGAACCGGCCGGAGCGCATGCGACGGCCTGCTCAATCCGGTGGCGCTCAATCTTTCAGCCTATTTTTGGAGCATAATCGCATCTTTGTATGCAATTTACCGGCCTGTCCAAAGCGCGACCAATCGCCGAAGTATTAAAAATATGATTATAAATCAGTGTCTTATTTGGAAATCAGGATACCATTAAGCGCTGGCACGAACCTTGCGAATCCCTGTTCCAACCAGAAACTTTTGCGTTGGAGCAAT
Protein-coding regions in this window:
- a CDS encoding aminoglycoside phosphotransferase family protein, which produces MTSAPLQKLPAFTDANSFRAFRSDPPRWLPIALDIARSHGLDTSSPHVFATGTNLVVSLGEKLILKIFPPQLGAQFVSERGSLAQLAGRLHLPIPEIVAEGERDGWPYLVITRLAGMLGSEVWPQLAEDQKERLLRQIGETIAAVQHAPLGPLAEIEPRWDAFMRAQMQGCEARHTRLGLAPKFLEGLDNLLRDAAKLIPMDAPPVILVGEYIPQNFLLSCDDGNWSLAGLFDFGDVLAGWRDYDLLGPSAFMAAGRPGRVRSLLEGFGYAKLDFALRRRLMALMLLHRASDLNSHVCIEGWQDRANDLVELQDLIWPG